One Natrinema longum genomic window carries:
- a CDS encoding phage tail protein, whose product MDFSYATTTSTADWKEWVGRNVDVRDEGLGLATTAAIERTTIEDGVVDVAMDPSGDLYTLRSSGALYRHDPTADLTQRLWTRSDGDVADPSALCVDDDRVFVVDRDDGSITVVSPRLQRTIGTIETDATDPIRVAHAGGLLYLLDDVGRVRTVGRDAEIDLAIDWWLVEPTDLAVDADGRGYVLDRNDGDPVIRSFGDGDDHTDGGFPIASGEFVAGAGAFSPTALSVVGGTLFVAGRLENGGPALFERDPSSDAFRERYRFNRPCRTLVARPTAPDDRREFYAACGSNGRGTLLRERRRHARHPRRERHVGEAFHRYDSGTDDTEWHRLAIQLSQLTASTQVRVRYLATNRPMPREVGIEDLEAMPADAVDSVRELGVTSAWELASADVDRLVSGCPDRSRGDVRAWRAGAIDALAAHAEADWTTVDSLNPDDVLLSEAVGRYLFVALELDGSPRSSPRVDSITAFCPRQTYLRYLPELYQEDDRSAAFLEQYLSVFESTFVDIETAIEDMGRYFDPEAVPSDALSWLEQWLAVEPDGDWPEDARRELLARAPELYRQRGTKAGLRAMLVLYLRYAGSEPTARSSASADDGDDGVSPGGAGPAAPTAASDGGDGTVGDTPSGHRLFFFDDGDLECIDRQPIHSEYPLPASSPQSFVVFCGPFETDDERRTVERIVLSGKPAHVTADVVEIDDELTLDSDTFLGVNSRLTAREFSLGETTLGEDTVLTAREGSE is encoded by the coding sequence ATGGACTTTTCGTACGCGACGACGACGAGTACCGCGGATTGGAAAGAGTGGGTCGGCCGGAACGTCGACGTTCGCGATGAGGGTCTCGGACTGGCGACGACGGCCGCGATCGAACGGACGACGATCGAGGACGGCGTGGTCGACGTGGCGATGGACCCGAGTGGCGACCTGTATACGCTTCGTTCGTCGGGCGCACTGTATCGACACGACCCGACGGCGGATCTCACCCAGCGCCTGTGGACTCGCTCCGACGGCGACGTCGCCGACCCCAGCGCGCTCTGTGTCGACGACGATCGCGTCTTCGTCGTCGACCGTGACGACGGCTCCATCACCGTCGTCTCACCCCGGCTCCAGCGGACGATCGGGACCATCGAGACCGACGCGACCGATCCGATCCGCGTCGCCCACGCGGGAGGACTGCTCTATCTGCTCGACGATGTCGGTCGGGTACGGACCGTCGGGCGGGACGCCGAAATCGACCTGGCGATCGACTGGTGGCTCGTCGAGCCGACCGACCTCGCCGTCGACGCCGACGGCCGCGGGTACGTCCTCGATCGCAACGATGGCGACCCGGTTATTCGGTCGTTCGGCGACGGGGACGATCACACCGACGGCGGGTTTCCGATCGCGAGCGGCGAGTTCGTCGCCGGGGCCGGCGCGTTCTCCCCGACCGCGCTCTCGGTGGTCGGTGGAACGCTCTTCGTCGCCGGCCGACTCGAGAACGGGGGGCCGGCCCTGTTCGAACGAGACCCCTCGTCGGACGCGTTTCGCGAGCGGTATCGGTTCAACCGGCCGTGCCGGACGCTCGTCGCACGACCCACCGCACCCGACGATCGACGGGAGTTCTACGCGGCCTGTGGTTCGAACGGTCGGGGGACGCTCCTTCGGGAACGACGACGCCACGCGCGACATCCCAGACGGGAGCGCCACGTCGGCGAGGCGTTCCATCGATACGACTCCGGGACGGACGATACCGAGTGGCACCGCCTGGCGATCCAGCTCTCCCAGCTGACCGCGAGTACGCAGGTCCGCGTTCGCTACCTCGCGACGAACCGACCGATGCCTCGCGAGGTCGGAATCGAGGACCTCGAGGCGATGCCGGCCGACGCCGTCGACAGCGTCCGCGAGCTGGGTGTGACGTCGGCGTGGGAGCTCGCCAGTGCCGACGTCGACCGCCTCGTCTCGGGGTGTCCAGACCGTTCCCGTGGGGACGTTCGGGCGTGGCGGGCCGGGGCGATCGACGCGCTCGCGGCCCACGCCGAGGCCGACTGGACGACCGTCGACTCGCTGAACCCGGACGACGTCTTGCTGTCCGAGGCCGTCGGTCGGTACCTGTTCGTTGCGCTCGAACTCGACGGGAGTCCGCGGTCGTCACCACGGGTCGATTCGATCACCGCCTTCTGTCCCCGTCAGACGTACCTCCGATATCTCCCGGAACTCTACCAGGAGGACGACCGTTCGGCCGCGTTCCTGGAGCAGTACCTGTCGGTGTTCGAGTCCACCTTCGTCGATATCGAGACGGCGATCGAGGACATGGGGCGGTATTTCGACCCGGAGGCGGTTCCCAGCGACGCCCTGTCGTGGCTCGAGCAGTGGCTGGCCGTCGAGCCCGACGGCGACTGGCCGGAGGACGCACGGCGGGAACTGCTCGCTCGGGCACCGGAGCTGTACAGACAACGCGGCACGAAGGCGGGGCTCCGGGCGATGCTCGTGCTCTATCTCCGCTATGCGGGTTCGGAGCCGACTGCCCGTTCGTCGGCGTCGGCCGACGACGGCGACGACGGTGTTTCGCCCGGCGGGGCCGGTCCGGCAGCGCCGACGGCGGCCTCCGATGGGGGCGACGGGACCGTCGGCGATACGCCCTCCGGCCACCGACTGTTCTTCTTCGACGACGGCGATCTCGAGTGTATCGATCGGCAGCCGATTCACAGCGAGTACCCACTCCCCGCGTCGAGCCCGCAGTCGTTCGTCGTGTTCTGTGGTCCGTTCGAAACGGACGACGAACGCCGGACGGTCGAGCGGATCGTTCTGTCGGGGAAACCGGCACACGTGACCGCGGACGTCGTCGAAATCGACGACGAGTTGACTCTCGACAGCGACACGTTTCTGGGGGTCAACAGCCGGCTGACCGCCCGCGAGTTCTCGCTCGGCGAGACGACCCTCGGCGAGGACACGGTGTTGACCGCTCGAGAGGGGTCCGAGTAG
- a CDS encoding protein-L-isoaspartate O-methyltransferase family protein — protein sequence MDLAVLRADMVDGLESPPRDILADEAVAIAMRDVPRHAFVDDERTAYADRAHEALGTRVLAPRTVARLLQALALEDDDTVLIVGAGVGYTAAVAAEIVGETNVHAVDISRPLVAEARGNLSESGYDGVLVDCRDGANGLPEYAPFDRILLEAAAVEPPRALLEQLAEDGRLVFPRGTHQQRLEAVSADGETEQFDAVSLDPLLVEGEQSGAVERNRTAREDHERAQRRAESRRGWEQDWIEWEEAIGGQSRRGRSR from the coding sequence ATGGACCTCGCGGTACTGCGAGCGGATATGGTCGACGGCCTCGAGTCCCCGCCCAGAGACATCCTCGCGGACGAGGCTGTCGCGATCGCGATGCGTGACGTGCCACGCCACGCGTTCGTCGATGACGAGCGGACCGCCTACGCGGACCGTGCACACGAAGCTCTCGGGACTCGCGTGCTGGCACCGCGGACGGTCGCCCGCCTCCTCCAGGCGCTGGCCCTCGAGGACGACGATACGGTGTTGATCGTCGGCGCTGGCGTCGGCTACACGGCTGCCGTCGCGGCCGAAATCGTCGGCGAGACGAACGTCCACGCCGTCGACATCTCCCGCCCGCTGGTCGCCGAAGCCCGTGGAAATCTCTCCGAGTCGGGCTACGACGGCGTCCTCGTCGACTGCCGCGACGGCGCGAACGGACTCCCGGAATACGCGCCCTTCGACCGAATTCTGCTCGAGGCGGCCGCCGTCGAGCCGCCGCGTGCGCTGCTCGAGCAACTCGCCGAGGACGGGCGACTGGTCTTTCCCCGTGGCACCCACCAACAGCGACTCGAGGCGGTTTCGGCCGACGGCGAGACCGAGCAGTTCGACGCCGTGTCCCTCGACCCGCTGCTGGTCGAGGGGGAACAGTCGGGGGCCGTCGAGCGGAATCGAACCGCACGCGAGGATCACGAGCGGGCCCAGCGGCGCGCGGAGTCTCGCCGCGGCTGGGAACAAGACTGGATCGAGTGGGAGGAGGCGATCGGGGGCCAGTCCCGGCGAGGCCGATCACGCTAG
- a CDS encoding bacterio-opsin activator domain-containing protein — protein MMDPITVLVVDNEPGFADLVGTMLEREREAIGSLSATGGTEALEVLEHREVDCIVSDYEMPELTGLELLERVRADDPDLPFVLFTGRGSEEVASEAIAAGVTQYLQKETGNEQYALLANQITNAVEQYRTETELRESERRYERTLTTLHETTRDLMRAETKDGIYRSAVETAGEIVDVAVAAAYAFEPTAGTLERVASVRRSPELGAPDDVFGRGEGLVWEVFSDGESAYYEDLAREDGLDSSGTVSQSELIVPLGTHGVLVAGREDVDGFDETMIELLHILAANTEAALDRAEREQLLRDHDRTLTQQNEELTRLNHTNEIVREITHGIAQASTRAAIEETVCDRLAETDRYRFAWIATNDDEPPAPSAWSGIDTAYIDTIRADGDRAPELSLVREILETGQLRTVPDVLEADGWTTRRKEALTYGYQTVLGVPLIADERRYGVLLVHVGGADSVGESERAVLDELGDMIGHAIQSVERTRAMLSDSRLELELAVADSRLLFNRLSEQVPEAAPITLEGVIDRGTDALLFVSAPATAPLAGLETEWASIETLSVVSEGDDETLFELTVPSTPFLDVLRTYDVQIRDATATDGASTLTLELPQGVETRSLIEALRAAYPETELVAKRETTKTRTGRRLDSALAEELTDKQFEALQAAHYSGFFEWPRESTGEELADALGVSPPTYHYHLRAAERKFVTMVFE, from the coding sequence ATGATGGACCCCATCACCGTACTCGTCGTCGACAACGAACCCGGCTTTGCGGACCTCGTCGGGACGATGCTCGAGCGCGAGCGCGAGGCGATCGGTTCCCTTTCGGCGACGGGTGGCACGGAGGCACTCGAGGTCCTCGAGCACCGGGAGGTCGACTGTATCGTCAGCGATTACGAGATGCCGGAGCTGACGGGACTCGAGTTGTTGGAACGCGTTCGTGCGGACGATCCGGATCTCCCCTTCGTGCTCTTTACCGGGCGGGGGTCGGAGGAGGTCGCCAGCGAGGCGATCGCGGCGGGCGTGACGCAGTATCTCCAGAAGGAGACCGGAAACGAGCAGTACGCGTTGCTGGCAAACCAGATCACGAACGCCGTCGAGCAGTACCGGACGGAAACGGAGCTTCGAGAGAGCGAGCGACGCTACGAGCGGACGCTGACGACGTTACACGAGACGACGCGCGACCTCATGCGGGCGGAGACGAAAGACGGAATCTACCGGTCAGCGGTCGAGACGGCGGGTGAGATCGTCGACGTCGCGGTCGCCGCGGCCTACGCGTTCGAGCCGACGGCCGGGACTCTCGAACGCGTCGCGTCGGTACGACGATCGCCCGAGTTAGGGGCCCCGGACGACGTCTTCGGGCGTGGAGAGGGGCTGGTCTGGGAGGTGTTCTCGGACGGCGAGAGCGCCTACTACGAGGACCTCGCGCGCGAGGACGGCCTCGACAGTTCGGGGACGGTGAGCCAAAGCGAGCTGATCGTTCCGCTCGGGACTCACGGGGTACTGGTCGCCGGCCGTGAGGATGTCGACGGCTTCGACGAGACGATGATCGAGCTGTTGCACATTCTGGCAGCCAACACCGAAGCCGCGCTGGATCGAGCCGAACGCGAGCAGTTGCTCCGTGACCACGACCGGACGCTCACCCAGCAAAATGAGGAACTGACGCGGCTCAATCACACGAACGAGATCGTTCGCGAGATTACCCACGGCATCGCGCAAGCCTCGACACGGGCGGCGATCGAAGAAACGGTATGTGACCGTCTCGCCGAGACGGATCGATATCGATTCGCCTGGATCGCCACGAACGACGACGAACCGCCCGCGCCGTCGGCCTGGTCCGGTATCGATACGGCCTACATCGACACGATTCGTGCGGACGGCGACCGTGCACCCGAACTCTCGCTGGTCCGTGAGATCCTCGAGACGGGGCAGCTACGGACGGTCCCCGACGTCCTCGAGGCCGACGGCTGGACGACCCGACGCAAGGAGGCGTTGACCTACGGCTATCAGACGGTACTCGGGGTGCCGCTGATCGCCGACGAACGACGATACGGCGTGTTGCTGGTTCACGTCGGCGGTGCCGATTCGGTCGGCGAGAGCGAGCGTGCGGTCCTCGACGAACTCGGGGACATGATCGGGCACGCGATCCAGTCGGTCGAGCGAACGCGGGCGATGCTGTCCGACAGCCGACTCGAACTCGAGCTCGCCGTGGCGGACTCGCGACTACTGTTCAACCGACTCTCCGAACAGGTCCCGGAAGCGGCCCCGATAACGCTCGAGGGCGTCATCGATCGCGGGACGGACGCCCTCCTGTTCGTCAGCGCGCCGGCGACGGCCCCGCTCGCCGGCCTCGAAACGGAGTGGGCCTCGATCGAGACCCTGTCGGTGGTTTCCGAGGGTGACGACGAAACCCTGTTCGAACTGACGGTCCCGTCGACGCCGTTTCTCGACGTGTTACGGACCTACGACGTACAGATACGGGACGCGACGGCCACCGACGGTGCATCGACGCTTACCCTCGAACTGCCACAGGGCGTCGAAACGCGGTCACTGATCGAGGCGCTCAGGGCGGCGTATCCCGAAACGGAACTCGTCGCCAAACGAGAGACGACGAAGACGCGGACGGGACGCAGACTCGATAGCGCGCTCGCGGAGGAGCTTACCGACAAACAGTTCGAAGCGTTGCAAGCGGCCCACTACAGCGGCTTCTTCGAGTGGCCACGAGAGAGCACCGGTGAGGAGTTGGCGGACGCACTCGGCGTCTCACCGCCGACGTACCACTACCACTTGCGCGCGGCCGAGCGGAAATTCGTCACGATGGTCTTCGAGTGA
- a CDS encoding putative baseplate assembly protein, whose amino-acid sequence MGIDVPELDDRSYEEILSEATKLIPAYAEEWTDLNPHDPGVTILEMLAWLTETYVYQLDRVTDDHREKYLALMGERRRPPTPASTRLRLGLPDDAGWARIPAGTRVSVADADDADTSYRFETDHALTLTAATLERVLTVTGSGRTDNTHANRTGGMFYRAFGDDAADGDAFYLGFDADPFARARTLTLTVSYHDDDLPEPATHGSIESSFEPSVEPVWEYRDEDDGSWRRLAVAADGTNAFYRGGPITLARPDAGPATASNAAGPEPPTDVGSSGRTWLRCRLETAGHEIPPQFDAIESNVVSVSHRESVTDEELTQVGHLEEAPALDGQTYAFERSPVLSATVFVDGQRWQEVPDFDASGPDDPHFVLDREAGTVTFGDGAAGRVPPAAGTVRADYVAGGGADGNVPATTVWHLSDPDRSLEGPVDAADIEVDPVDGATGGADGETIADALDRVRRDRRLPYRAITADDYRYVAAHTPGLRIGRTNVLVEDGEITVVVVPFAPPDVGTPEPSEGFLRAVRRHVGERKLLSDRVDVIGPRYVGLEISVAGRARARYAGGGHDVAVRTAIEEFVHPLMGDGGDGWPFGHTLHRSELVDRIADLDAIDRVSEVTITAHGGATVDDGSVRIDDTSLFAVEDVTTNLSIRTGSSDGGG is encoded by the coding sequence GTGGGTATTGACGTTCCGGAACTCGACGACAGATCCTACGAGGAGATCCTGAGCGAGGCCACCAAACTGATCCCGGCCTACGCCGAGGAGTGGACCGACCTCAACCCGCACGATCCCGGTGTGACGATCCTCGAGATGCTGGCCTGGCTGACGGAGACGTACGTCTACCAGCTCGATCGGGTGACCGACGACCACCGCGAAAAGTATCTCGCGTTGATGGGTGAGCGCCGACGACCGCCGACGCCGGCGTCGACGCGGTTGCGATTGGGGCTGCCCGACGACGCGGGCTGGGCACGCATTCCGGCCGGGACGCGCGTCTCGGTCGCCGACGCCGACGATGCCGACACGAGCTATCGGTTCGAGACCGACCACGCGCTCACCCTGACGGCGGCGACGCTCGAGCGCGTCCTCACGGTCACCGGCTCGGGCCGGACCGACAACACCCACGCGAACCGGACCGGCGGGATGTTCTACCGTGCGTTTGGCGACGACGCTGCCGACGGCGACGCGTTCTATCTCGGCTTCGACGCCGACCCGTTCGCCCGCGCTCGCACGCTCACCCTGACCGTCAGCTACCACGACGACGACCTCCCGGAGCCGGCGACGCACGGCTCGATCGAGTCGTCGTTCGAACCCTCCGTCGAGCCGGTCTGGGAGTACCGCGACGAAGACGACGGTTCGTGGCGACGACTCGCCGTCGCGGCCGACGGCACGAACGCGTTCTATCGGGGCGGGCCGATCACGCTGGCCCGTCCTGACGCCGGGCCAGCGACCGCGAGCAACGCAGCGGGTCCCGAACCGCCGACCGATGTCGGTTCGTCAGGGCGAACGTGGCTTCGCTGTCGTCTCGAGACGGCCGGACACGAGATTCCGCCGCAGTTCGACGCGATCGAATCGAACGTCGTCTCGGTTAGCCACCGGGAGTCGGTGACCGACGAGGAACTGACGCAGGTCGGCCACCTCGAGGAGGCACCGGCGCTCGACGGGCAGACCTACGCCTTCGAGCGGTCGCCGGTGCTCTCGGCGACGGTGTTCGTCGACGGGCAGCGGTGGCAGGAGGTGCCCGATTTCGACGCGTCCGGCCCCGACGATCCCCACTTCGTCCTCGATCGGGAGGCGGGGACCGTGACGTTCGGCGACGGCGCGGCGGGACGCGTTCCGCCCGCCGCTGGCACTGTCCGTGCCGACTACGTCGCCGGCGGCGGTGCGGACGGGAACGTTCCGGCCACGACGGTCTGGCATCTCTCCGATCCCGACCGCTCGCTCGAGGGGCCGGTCGACGCCGCCGATATCGAAGTGGACCCGGTCGATGGAGCGACCGGCGGTGCCGACGGGGAGACGATCGCGGACGCGCTCGACCGCGTCCGGCGCGACCGGCGGCTCCCCTATCGGGCCATCACCGCCGACGACTACCGCTATGTCGCCGCGCACACGCCGGGACTCAGGATCGGTCGGACGAACGTGCTCGTCGAGGACGGCGAGATCACCGTCGTCGTCGTTCCCTTCGCACCGCCGGACGTGGGGACGCCGGAACCGAGCGAGGGATTCCTGCGTGCCGTCCGTCGGCACGTCGGGGAGCGAAAGCTCCTGAGCGATCGGGTGGACGTGATCGGGCCACGGTACGTCGGCCTCGAGATTTCGGTCGCCGGGCGCGCGAGAGCCCGATACGCCGGTGGCGGCCACGACGTCGCCGTTCGGACGGCGATCGAGGAGTTCGTCCATCCCCTGATGGGCGATGGGGGGGACGGATGGCCGTTCGGCCACACGTTACACCGCTCGGAACTGGTCGATCGGATCGCGGACCTCGACGCGATCGATCGGGTGAGCGAGGTGACGATCACCGCACACGGCGGTGCGACGGTCGACGACGGGAGCGTCCGTATCGACGACACCTCGTTGTTCGCCGTCGAAGACGTCACGACGAACCTCTCGATCCGAACCGGCTCGAGCGATGGAGGTGGATAA
- a CDS encoding protein-L-isoaspartate(D-aspartate) O-methyltransferase has protein sequence MSDSYEIPRQRMVETVASRVDDDRVLEALEAVPRHEFVPPTRRESAYADRPLPIGDGQTISAPHMVAIMADLLAADPGDDVLEIGTGCGYHAAVTAEVVGGENVYTVEYSAELAEQARETLAALGYDDISIRVGDGREGWPENAPYDAAYATCAMASMPGHVVDQLRAGGQLLAPIGTARQTLVSATKRPDGSLERTEHGGVRFVRMRG, from the coding sequence ATGTCCGACAGCTACGAGATCCCACGGCAGCGCATGGTCGAGACCGTCGCGTCCCGCGTCGACGACGACCGCGTGCTCGAGGCCCTGGAAGCGGTTCCCCGCCACGAGTTCGTCCCGCCGACCCGCCGGGAGAGCGCCTACGCCGACCGGCCCCTGCCGATCGGCGACGGACAGACGATCAGCGCACCACACATGGTGGCGATCATGGCCGATCTGCTCGCGGCCGATCCCGGCGACGACGTCCTCGAGATCGGTACCGGCTGTGGCTATCACGCGGCCGTCACGGCCGAGGTAGTCGGCGGCGAGAACGTCTACACGGTCGAATACAGCGCGGAGCTGGCCGAACAGGCACGAGAGACCCTCGCAGCGCTGGGGTACGACGACATCTCGATTCGCGTCGGCGACGGCCGCGAGGGGTGGCCCGAGAACGCGCCCTACGACGCCGCCTATGCCACCTGTGCGATGGCCTCGATGCCCGGTCACGTCGTCGACCAACTCCGCGCTGGCGGCCAGCTACTCGCGCCGATCGGGACGGCTCGCCAGACGCTCGTCAGCGCCACGAAACGGCCGGACGGCTCGCTCGAGCGGACCGAACACGGCGGCGTTCGGTTCGTCCGAATGCGCGGGTGA
- the lpdA gene encoding dihydrolipoyl dehydrogenase, giving the protein MVVGDVTTGTDVLVIGAGPAGYVAAIRAGQLDLDVTLVEKDAYGGTCLNHGCIPSKALITATDVAHDAASAEAMGIHADPAIDLAGMMDWKDGVVEQLTSGVEKLCKANGVNLLEGTARFADETTVRVSHSGEGQGSETLEFEHAVIATGSRPIEIPNFEYGDDPVLNSKQALALESVPDSLVVVGAGYIGMELAGVFAKLGTDVTVIEMLDSILPGYDDDLKRPVKKRAEDLGIDFEFGYTASDWNDRDGEDGIRVVAEPADRAEADGGTEQLADERLELDAENVLVAVGRQPVSDTLDLEEAGVETDERGFIDTDSHARTNVDHIFAVGDVAGEPMLAHKGSAEGNVAAEVIAGEPAALDHQAIPAAVFTDPEIATVGMTESEAEEAGFETVTGQFPFRASGRALTTGDSEGFVKIVADDADGYVLGASIVGPEASELVAELGLAIELGATLEDVAATVHTHPTLSEAVMEAAEHALGHAIHTLNR; this is encoded by the coding sequence ATGGTCGTCGGAGATGTCACCACTGGAACGGACGTACTGGTCATCGGCGCGGGCCCTGCAGGCTACGTGGCCGCGATTCGCGCCGGACAGCTCGATCTGGACGTCACGCTCGTCGAGAAAGACGCCTACGGGGGAACCTGCCTGAACCACGGCTGTATCCCCTCGAAGGCGCTGATAACCGCAACCGACGTGGCTCACGACGCCGCCAGCGCGGAAGCGATGGGGATCCACGCCGACCCCGCGATCGATCTCGCCGGGATGATGGACTGGAAAGACGGCGTCGTCGAGCAGCTCACGAGCGGCGTCGAGAAACTCTGCAAAGCCAACGGCGTCAATCTACTTGAGGGGACCGCCCGCTTCGCGGACGAGACCACCGTCCGCGTCTCCCACAGCGGCGAGGGCCAGGGTTCGGAGACCCTCGAGTTCGAACACGCCGTTATCGCGACCGGCTCGCGCCCCATCGAGATTCCGAACTTCGAATACGGGGACGACCCGGTCCTGAACTCGAAACAGGCGCTCGCTCTCGAGTCGGTCCCCGACTCGCTGGTCGTCGTCGGGGCCGGCTACATCGGGATGGAACTCGCTGGCGTCTTCGCCAAACTCGGGACCGACGTGACCGTCATCGAGATGCTCGACTCGATCCTTCCGGGGTACGACGACGACCTCAAACGTCCCGTCAAAAAGCGGGCGGAAGATCTCGGGATCGACTTCGAGTTCGGCTACACCGCGTCGGACTGGAACGACCGCGACGGCGAAGACGGGATCCGAGTCGTCGCGGAGCCGGCCGACCGGGCCGAAGCCGATGGCGGCACGGAGCAACTCGCGGACGAACGCCTCGAACTCGACGCCGAGAACGTGCTCGTGGCCGTCGGCCGCCAGCCGGTCTCGGACACGCTCGACCTCGAGGAGGCCGGCGTCGAGACCGACGAGCGCGGGTTCATCGACACGGATTCCCACGCTCGGACGAACGTCGACCACATCTTCGCCGTGGGCGACGTCGCCGGCGAACCGATGCTCGCCCACAAGGGCAGCGCGGAGGGGAACGTCGCCGCCGAGGTGATCGCCGGCGAACCCGCGGCCCTCGATCACCAGGCCATTCCTGCGGCCGTCTTCACCGATCCCGAAATCGCTACCGTCGGGATGACCGAATCCGAGGCCGAGGAAGCCGGCTTCGAAACCGTCACCGGCCAGTTCCCGTTCCGTGCCAGCGGTCGCGCGCTGACGACCGGCGACTCCGAGGGCTTCGTCAAGATCGTCGCCGACGACGCGGACGGCTACGTCCTCGGTGCCTCGATCGTCGGCCCCGAGGCCTCGGAACTGGTCGCCGAACTCGGCCTCGCGATCGAACTCGGCGCGACCCTCGAGGACGTCGCCGCGACGGTCCACACGCATCCGACGCTCTCGGAGGCCGTCATGGAGGCCGCGGAACACGCGCTCGGACACGCGATCCACACGCTGAACCGGTAA